A single window of Anomaloglossus baeobatrachus isolate aAnoBae1 chromosome 5, aAnoBae1.hap1, whole genome shotgun sequence DNA harbors:
- the LOC142312639 gene encoding olfactory receptor 5V1-like, with product MANMLIISLGCSCRQLQKPMFFFLMNMSAADICFISVTMPWIIISILLNNRTITLTVCAMQMYGFLAFTSSEFLLLSAMAYDRYVAICEPLHYYLIMNRRFCVGFAAGCWLLGFADTFPHAWFILRACYCKSNRLNHFFCDLTALLKMSCSETYSIERITYIEGAFLGFGPFLLTLTSYIFIINSILKIKSTEGRSKAFSTCSSHLIIVVIFYGTTLSMYMRPTSTFSLEVNKMITLIYVMIVPLLNPVVYSLRNRELRQAVKMVFHLDVFLKN from the coding sequence ATGGCCAATATGCTGATAATTAGTCTTGGATGTTCTTGCCGCCAGCTGCAGAAACCCATGTTTTTCTTTCTTATGAACATGTCAGCAGCTGACATATGCTTTATTTCAGTCACCATGCCCTGGATCATCATCTCTATCTTATTGAACAACAGAACTATAACCCTAACAGTTTGTGCAATGCAAATGTATGGCTTCCTGGCTTTCACAAGCTCAGAGTTTCTCCTGCTCTCCGCCATGGCATATGATCGCTATGTAGCCATCTGTGAACCACTACATTACTACCTCATCATGAACAGGAGATTTTGTGTTGGTTTTGCCGCTGGTTGTTGGTTACTAGGTTTTGCGGATACATTTCCCCATGCCTGGTTTATCCTCCGGGCATGCTACTGCAAGTCCAATCGACTTAATCATTTCTTCTGCGACCTAACTGCTCTACTTAAAATGTCTTGCTCTGAAACTTATAGTATTGAAAGAATTACATATATCGAAGGAGCATTTTTAGGATTTGGTCCATTTTTGCTTACTTTGACctcttatatttttattattaattccATCTTGAAAATTAAGTCTACAGAAGGAAGATCAAAGGCCTTTTCCACCTGTTCTTCTCACCTCATAATTGTGGTAATATTTTACGGGACAACTTTAAGCATGTACATGCGTCCTACCTCTACATTTTCATTAGAAGTCAACAAGATGATCACTCTCATTTATGTAATGATTGTTCCTTTACTAAATCCTGTGGTTTATAGTCTGAGGAATAGGGAACTAAGGCAAGCTGTAAAAATGGTATTTCACTTAGATGTATTTTTGAAGAACTAA